A single region of the Agromyces sp. Leaf222 genome encodes:
- a CDS encoding oxygenase MpaB family protein: MDAHDEHAVFRAHGAEAVLLLGGGAAILLQLADPRVARGVARHSDFASRPLDRLIGTLDYVYAVGFGDDEIAAAAVRRVNARHAPVRGGAARTEGATDDTDAAYSAFDADAQRWVASTLLAVALDIHERVYGRLRTTDADAIVRGYAPLGFRLQGTREGWPETRAEFDTWWNARLETLRVTDEARHVARTLLSTSDALRGLSMLLPPVRLVTAELLTPALREAYGFRWTPRARRVARAWLAGVAAVWPWLPRLVRHAPMRVSLHRARRRYAEREHRGR; the protein is encoded by the coding sequence ATGGACGCCCACGATGAACACGCGGTGTTCCGCGCCCACGGTGCGGAGGCCGTCCTGCTGCTCGGCGGCGGCGCGGCGATCCTCCTGCAGCTGGCCGATCCCCGGGTCGCCCGTGGCGTCGCCAGGCACAGCGACTTCGCCTCGCGTCCGCTCGATCGGCTGATCGGCACGCTCGACTACGTCTACGCCGTCGGGTTCGGCGACGACGAGATCGCCGCAGCCGCGGTGCGCCGGGTCAACGCGCGCCACGCGCCGGTTCGGGGTGGCGCCGCCCGAACCGAGGGGGCGACCGACGATACGGATGCCGCGTACAGCGCGTTCGACGCCGACGCGCAGCGGTGGGTGGCCTCGACGCTCCTCGCGGTGGCCCTCGACATCCACGAGCGCGTGTACGGCCGGCTTCGCACGACGGATGCCGATGCCATCGTCCGCGGGTACGCGCCGCTCGGGTTCCGGCTGCAGGGCACCCGCGAAGGATGGCCCGAGACTCGGGCGGAGTTCGACACGTGGTGGAACGCCCGCCTCGAGACGCTGCGCGTCACCGATGAGGCCCGTCACGTCGCACGCACGCTGCTCTCGACATCCGATGCCCTGCGCGGCCTCTCGATGCTGCTGCCCCCGGTACGGCTCGTGACCGCCGAGTTGCTGACGCCCGCGCTCCGGGAGGCCTACGGGTTCCGATGGACCCCGCGCGCCCGTCGGGTCGCCCGCGCCTGGCTCGCCGGGGTCGCCGCCGTCTGGCCATGGCTGCCGCGCCTCGTGCGGCATGCCCCCATGCGGGTCTCGCTGCATCGGGCCCGTCGCCGGTACGCTGAGCGTGAGCACCGAGGACGATGA
- a CDS encoding glycoside hydrolase family 3 N-terminal domain-containing protein, producing MRTRLLLGTAAVLAISLLSGCSGAAPVAAPKPSASPSATPTPTPVDPVAAFVESRMAQMSVEQKAASLLMLHAPGVDPAPLRAYLEQGASGLILMGDNVPANPEELRALVGGAQVDAELPALVAIDEEGGDVQRLPWDAAPGAETLRAEPPAATTDAFSARAATLAASGLNVNFGIVADVTADPDSFIASRVLGTDPIAAGERVAAAVTGEQGTVFSTLKHFPGHGAAPGDSHSSVPSAPLTIDEWRAGPAIPFQDGIDAGAELVMTGHLAYPAVDALPASLSPEWHRILRDELGFDGVVVTDDMLMLGDNGLPEYADPNENAVRAVASGADLLLYVLPADPADAGISVDGLVGAIAAAVSSGRIPQARLDDAVERVLTLRRDLVEKVS from the coding sequence ATGCGCACTCGGCTCCTCCTCGGCACCGCGGCCGTGCTCGCGATCTCGCTCCTCTCCGGGTGCTCCGGGGCGGCGCCGGTGGCGGCGCCGAAGCCGAGCGCGAGCCCCTCGGCGACCCCGACTCCGACGCCCGTCGACCCGGTCGCGGCCTTCGTCGAATCGCGGATGGCGCAGATGAGCGTCGAGCAGAAGGCCGCCTCACTGCTCATGCTGCACGCGCCGGGCGTCGACCCCGCGCCCCTCCGCGCCTACCTCGAGCAGGGCGCCTCCGGGCTCATCCTCATGGGCGACAACGTTCCCGCCAACCCCGAGGAGCTGCGTGCGCTCGTCGGCGGCGCGCAGGTCGACGCCGAGCTCCCGGCGCTCGTCGCGATCGACGAGGAGGGCGGTGACGTGCAACGGTTGCCCTGGGATGCGGCGCCGGGGGCGGAGACGCTGCGCGCCGAGCCGCCGGCCGCGACGACCGACGCCTTCTCGGCACGCGCGGCCACGCTCGCGGCGTCGGGACTGAACGTGAACTTCGGCATCGTGGCGGATGTCACGGCCGACCCCGACTCGTTCATCGCGTCGCGCGTGCTCGGCACCGACCCGATCGCCGCCGGCGAGCGGGTCGCGGCGGCCGTCACCGGCGAGCAGGGCACCGTGTTCAGCACCCTGAAGCACTTCCCAGGGCACGGGGCGGCGCCGGGCGACTCCCACTCGAGCGTACCGAGCGCCCCGCTCACGATCGACGAGTGGCGCGCCGGTCCGGCGATCCCGTTCCAGGACGGCATCGATGCCGGCGCGGAACTCGTGATGACCGGGCATCTCGCGTACCCGGCCGTCGATGCGCTGCCGGCCTCGCTCTCGCCCGAATGGCACCGGATCCTGCGCGACGAACTCGGATTCGACGGCGTCGTCGTGACCGACGACATGCTCATGCTCGGCGACAACGGGCTGCCCGAGTACGCGGACCCGAACGAGAATGCGGTCCGCGCTGTCGCCTCCGGCGCGGATCTGCTGCTCTACGTGCTGCCGGCCGATCCGGCCGACGCGGGAATCTCGGTCGACGGCCTCGTGGGTGCGATCGCCGCAGCGGTGTCGTCGGGGCGCATTCCTCAGGCGAGGCTCGACGATGCGGTCGAGCGAGTGCTCACGCTCCGACGCGACCTCGTCGAGAAAGTTTCCTGA
- a CDS encoding YceI family protein translates to MTNTAIGTEIPGYRAGTWVIDPTHSEVAFSIRHIMISKVKGKFERFDATFVTTENPLDSSVTASAEVASVNTNEPNRDAHLRTGDFFEAETHPTIDFVSTGVRLDGGDFKVDGDLTIRGITKPVTFDFEFGGFGGDPYGNYKAGATAKTVINREDFGLLYNAALETGGVLLGDKVTITLELQAALQQ, encoded by the coding sequence ATGACGAACACCGCCATCGGCACCGAGATCCCCGGCTACCGCGCAGGAACCTGGGTCATCGACCCGACCCACAGTGAGGTCGCGTTCAGCATCCGCCACATCATGATCAGCAAGGTCAAGGGCAAGTTCGAGCGTTTCGACGCCACCTTCGTGACGACCGAGAACCCGCTCGACTCCAGCGTCACGGCATCGGCCGAGGTCGCCTCCGTCAACACCAACGAGCCGAACCGCGACGCGCACCTCCGCACCGGCGACTTCTTCGAGGCCGAGACCCACCCCACGATCGACTTCGTCTCGACCGGCGTTCGCCTCGATGGCGGCGACTTCAAGGTGGACGGGGACCTGACCATCCGCGGCATCACCAAGCCCGTCACCTTCGACTTCGAGTTCGGCGGCTTCGGCGGCGACCCCTACGGCAACTACAAGGCCGGCGCCACCGCGAAGACCGTGATCAACCGCGAGGACTTCGGCCTGCTCTACAACGCGGCCCTCGAGACCGGCGGCGTGCTGCTCGGCGACAAGGTCACCATCACGCTCGAGCTGCAGGCGGCACTGCAGCAGTAA
- a CDS encoding winged helix DNA-binding domain-containing protein produces the protein MTTDVSSDPATLALRSARLAAQGLGRGLATPRDVVERLVCVQAQDLAAAKWVLGARVPGSHETTIDAAIDDRSLLRSWPMRGTLHFVAPEMLRPILGLTSGRLMQRAAKNHRDEGIDDAVHGAARAIAVRELEGGRSASRDELQAAWEAAGIPITGQRGYHLIWRLAIEGVLCCGPIDTRARQRFVLLDEWSPARSSDPDDPDETLARLFVGYARGHGPVTVHDFAWWTGLTVTQARTAVAAAGDAVVAFSGDRHVVAESAPESEPQPATGGPSRHVLAPFDEYFLGYPDRTAFCSAEDGLRVVPGKNGLFLPILVADGEVVGTWRRSPERRGATAVEVSPFGAGFELAEFMPAFGRWADFWSTSLGEVTVPGAFEKG, from the coding sequence ATGACGACGGATGTCTCGAGCGACCCCGCGACCCTCGCATTGCGGTCCGCACGACTGGCCGCCCAGGGGCTCGGCCGCGGCCTCGCGACGCCCCGCGACGTGGTCGAGCGGCTCGTGTGCGTGCAGGCGCAGGACCTCGCGGCGGCGAAGTGGGTGCTCGGCGCGCGGGTGCCGGGTTCGCATGAGACCACGATCGACGCCGCCATCGACGACCGGTCGCTGCTGCGATCGTGGCCGATGCGCGGCACGCTGCATTTCGTCGCACCCGAGATGCTCAGGCCGATCCTCGGCCTGACGTCCGGGCGGCTCATGCAGCGCGCGGCGAAGAACCATCGCGACGAGGGCATCGACGACGCGGTGCACGGCGCGGCACGAGCGATCGCGGTCCGCGAACTCGAGGGCGGCCGGTCGGCGTCGCGCGACGAGCTGCAGGCCGCATGGGAGGCCGCCGGCATCCCCATCACGGGCCAGCGCGGCTATCACCTCATCTGGCGCCTGGCGATCGAGGGCGTGCTGTGCTGCGGACCGATCGACACGCGTGCGCGGCAGCGGTTCGTGCTGCTCGACGAGTGGTCCCCTGCGCGTTCGAGCGATCCCGATGACCCCGACGAGACGCTCGCCAGACTCTTCGTCGGGTACGCGAGGGGGCACGGCCCGGTCACCGTGCACGACTTCGCCTGGTGGACGGGACTGACGGTGACGCAGGCGCGCACGGCGGTCGCCGCCGCGGGCGATGCCGTCGTCGCCTTCTCCGGCGATCGCCACGTCGTCGCCGAGTCCGCGCCGGAGTCCGAACCCCAGCCCGCGACCGGCGGGCCGAGCCGGCACGTGCTCGCGCCGTTCGACGAGTACTTCCTCGGGTACCCCGACCGCACCGCGTTCTGCTCCGCCGAAGACGGCCTGCGTGTGGTGCCCGGCAAGAACGGCCTGTTCCTGCCGATCCTCGTGGCCGACGGCGAGGTCGTCGGCACCTGGCGCCGCTCCCCCGAGCGGCGCGGCGCCACGGCCGTCGAGGTCTCGCCGTTCGGCGCTGGGTTCGAGCTCGCCGAGTTCATGCCGGCGTTCGGCCGCTGGGCCGACTTCTGGTCGACCTCGCTCGGCGAGGTGACCGTGCCTGGAGCCTTCGAGAAGGGGTGA
- a CDS encoding ABC-F family ATP-binding cassette domain-containing protein, which translates to MLAVHDLEIRVGARVLMEHVNFRVSDGDKIGLVGRNGAGKTTLTKTLAGETLPTDGRIDRSGEIGYLPQDPRSGDPEMLARTRILDARGLGSIVLDMHQASIDMGSADPIVAEKAMKKYGNLTDRFNALGGYAAEAEAASIASNLNLPDRILDQPLKTLSGGQRRRIELARILFSDAGTMILDEPTNHLDADSVVWLREFLKGYKGGVIVISHDVVLVDEVVNRVFYLDANRSIIDIYNMGWKHYQRQRAADEERRKKERANAEKKAGVLQMQAARFGAKASKAAAAHQMVARAEKLLAGLDEVRAVDRVAKLRFPTPAPCGRTPITASDLSKSYGSLEIFTAVDLAIDRGSKVVIIGFNGAGKTTLLRILAGVDKPDTGTVEPGHGLRVGYYAQEHETIDVKRSVLENMVSSSPNLTETEARKVLGSFLFTGDDVHKAAGVLSGGEKTRLALAMIVVSGANVLLLDEPTNNLDPASRAEILDALAHYEGSVVLVSHDPGAVEALNPERVLIMPDGTEDHWSADYQELIELA; encoded by the coding sequence GTGCTCGCCGTTCACGATCTCGAGATCCGCGTCGGCGCACGCGTCCTGATGGAGCACGTGAACTTCCGCGTTTCCGACGGCGACAAGATCGGCCTCGTCGGCCGCAACGGCGCCGGCAAGACGACGCTCACCAAGACCCTCGCGGGCGAGACGCTCCCCACCGACGGCCGCATCGACCGCTCCGGCGAGATCGGCTACCTCCCGCAGGACCCTCGCTCCGGCGACCCCGAGATGCTCGCCCGCACGCGCATCCTCGACGCGCGCGGCCTGGGCTCGATCGTGCTCGACATGCATCAGGCGTCGATCGACATGGGCAGCGCCGACCCCATCGTCGCCGAGAAGGCGATGAAGAAGTACGGCAACCTCACCGACCGCTTCAACGCGCTCGGCGGGTACGCGGCCGAGGCCGAGGCGGCGTCGATCGCCTCGAACCTCAACCTCCCCGATCGCATCCTCGACCAGCCGCTGAAGACGCTCTCGGGCGGCCAGCGCCGTCGCATCGAGCTCGCGCGCATCCTGTTCTCCGACGCCGGCACGATGATCCTCGACGAGCCCACGAACCACCTCGACGCCGACTCGGTCGTCTGGCTCCGCGAGTTCCTGAAGGGCTACAAGGGCGGCGTCATCGTGATCTCGCACGATGTCGTGCTCGTCGACGAGGTCGTGAACCGCGTGTTCTACCTCGACGCGAACCGCTCGATCATCGACATCTACAACATGGGCTGGAAGCACTACCAGCGCCAGCGCGCCGCCGACGAGGAGCGCCGCAAGAAGGAGCGCGCCAACGCCGAGAAGAAGGCCGGCGTCCTGCAGATGCAGGCCGCACGCTTCGGCGCGAAGGCGTCCAAGGCCGCGGCCGCGCACCAGATGGTCGCGCGTGCAGAGAAGCTCCTCGCCGGCCTCGACGAGGTGCGCGCCGTCGACCGGGTGGCCAAGCTCCGGTTCCCGACGCCCGCGCCCTGCGGCCGCACGCCCATCACCGCGAGCGACCTGTCGAAGAGCTACGGCTCGCTCGAGATCTTCACCGCCGTCGACCTCGCGATCGACCGCGGCTCGAAGGTCGTCATCATCGGGTTCAACGGTGCGGGCAAGACCACCCTGCTCCGCATCCTCGCGGGTGTCGACAAGCCCGACACCGGCACGGTCGAACCGGGGCACGGCCTGCGAGTGGGCTACTACGCCCAGGAGCACGAGACCATCGACGTCAAGCGCAGCGTGCTCGAGAACATGGTGAGCTCGTCGCCGAACCTCACCGAGACCGAGGCGCGAAAGGTGCTCGGCTCGTTCCTGTTCACGGGCGACGACGTGCACAAGGCAGCCGGCGTGCTCTCCGGTGGCGAGAAGACGCGACTGGCACTCGCGATGATCGTCGTGTCAGGCGCGAACGTGTTGCTCCTCGACGAGCCGACGAACAACCTCGACCCCGCGAGCCGCGCCGAGATCCTCGACGCGCTCGCGCACTACGAGGGCTCCGTCGTGCTCGTCTCGCACGACCCCGGAGCCGTCGAGGCTCTGAACCCCGAGCGGGTGCTCATCATGCCCGACGGCACCGAAGACCACTGGAGCGCCGACTACCAGGAGCTCATCGAGCTGGCTTGA
- a CDS encoding SURF1 family protein has protein sequence MSDWSFLRSRRWAGYLALVVVFAIVCCALGMWQFARRAEARAEIARIDANYDAQAIPVADALPELDGFDVDQRWQVVALSGEYLADEEVVVRNRPGQGGSGFEVLTPMLLVDGTVFVVDRGWVAQDSDGRPSEYAAPPSGRVDVEARLKAGEGQINGRTSAGDEFATIDLDELAGRLDEPTYTGAYGLLVESGADAAEPPIAATRPLRDEGPHLSYALQWFVFAIMGFIGLAWAANRERKALAEASGVPMDHKRPVQRQVNRTQRRDSDADLEDGVLDRR, from the coding sequence GTGAGCGACTGGTCTTTCCTGAGATCACGACGCTGGGCCGGCTACCTCGCCCTCGTCGTCGTGTTCGCGATCGTCTGCTGCGCGCTCGGCATGTGGCAGTTCGCCCGCCGCGCCGAGGCGCGCGCCGAGATCGCCCGCATCGACGCGAACTACGATGCCCAGGCGATCCCGGTGGCCGACGCACTCCCCGAGCTCGACGGGTTCGATGTCGACCAGCGCTGGCAGGTCGTCGCCCTGTCGGGCGAGTACCTCGCCGACGAGGAGGTCGTCGTGCGCAACCGCCCGGGTCAGGGCGGCAGCGGATTCGAGGTGCTGACGCCCATGCTCCTCGTCGACGGCACCGTGTTCGTTGTCGATCGCGGATGGGTCGCCCAGGACTCAGACGGACGCCCGAGCGAGTACGCGGCTCCCCCGTCGGGTCGGGTCGACGTCGAGGCGCGCCTGAAGGCGGGCGAGGGCCAGATCAACGGCCGCACCTCGGCCGGCGACGAGTTCGCCACCATCGACCTCGACGAACTCGCCGGCCGCCTCGACGAGCCGACCTATACCGGTGCGTACGGGCTGCTCGTGGAGTCCGGGGCGGATGCCGCCGAGCCGCCGATCGCGGCGACCCGACCCCTGCGCGACGAGGGCCCGCACCTGTCGTACGCGCTCCAGTGGTTCGTGTTCGCCATCATGGGGTTCATCGGGCTCGCCTGGGCGGCGAACCGGGAGCGCAAGGCCCTCGCCGAGGCATCCGGAGTGCCCATGGACCACAAGCGGCCGGTGCAGCGCCAGGTGAACCGCACGCAGCGCCGGGACTCTGACGCCGATCTCGAGGACGGCGTGCTCGACCGGCGGTAG
- a CDS encoding DUF3099 domain-containing protein, translated as MKQQSITSLPLSPEAERRSRMIKYSIAMAIRLLCIFAMLFVQGWWLVVCAVGAIVLPYIAVVLANVSGPGLGGAVERPGTIVPVSGAGSATGSPTPDPAAPAGSAGDAPRAETNADGSERMPRGDDDRNAA; from the coding sequence ATGAAGCAGCAATCGATCACGAGCCTGCCGCTCTCCCCCGAGGCGGAGCGGCGCTCGCGCATGATCAAGTACTCGATCGCCATGGCGATCAGGCTGCTCTGCATCTTCGCGATGCTGTTCGTGCAGGGTTGGTGGCTGGTCGTCTGCGCCGTCGGCGCGATCGTGCTGCCGTACATCGCGGTCGTCCTCGCGAACGTCAGCGGGCCCGGTCTCGGTGGAGCCGTCGAGCGACCAGGCACGATCGTGCCCGTGTCCGGCGCAGGTTCCGCGACCGGTTCTCCCACCCCAGACCCTGCTGCTCCGGCGGGTTCGGCGGGCGACGCGCCGCGCGCTGAGACGAACGCCGACGGTTCCGAGCGGATGCCGCGCGGCGACGACGATCGGAACGCCGCATGA
- a CDS encoding beta-ketoacyl-ACP reductase has protein sequence MTTPRTVLVTGGNRGIGFAIAREFVAQGHRVAVTARSGDGPEGTLTVRADVTDAASVDRAFDEVEAALGPVEVVVANAGITRDTLLLRMSEEDFTSVIDTNLTGAFRVVKRASKGMLKGRFGRVVFISSVVGLYGSPGQINYSASKAALVGMARSLTRELGARNITANVVAPGFIETDMTDELPEAQQAEYKKNIPLGRFASPDEVARVVAWLAGDDAGYISGAVIPVDGGLGMGH, from the coding sequence ATGACCACGCCCCGCACCGTCCTCGTCACCGGCGGAAACCGCGGCATCGGGTTCGCCATCGCGCGCGAGTTCGTCGCACAAGGACACCGCGTCGCCGTCACGGCCCGCTCGGGCGATGGCCCCGAAGGAACGCTGACGGTGCGTGCCGACGTCACCGACGCGGCATCCGTCGACCGCGCCTTCGACGAGGTCGAGGCCGCACTCGGCCCGGTCGAGGTCGTCGTCGCCAATGCCGGCATCACCCGCGACACGCTGTTGCTGCGCATGAGCGAAGAGGACTTCACGAGCGTCATCGACACGAACCTGACCGGCGCGTTCCGCGTGGTCAAGCGCGCGTCGAAGGGCATGCTCAAGGGCCGCTTCGGCCGGGTCGTCTTCATCTCGAGCGTGGTCGGCCTCTACGGCTCGCCCGGCCAGATCAACTACTCGGCGTCGAAGGCGGCGCTCGTCGGCATGGCCCGTTCGCTCACGCGCGAGCTCGGCGCCCGCAACATCACGGCGAACGTGGTCGCTCCCGGGTTCATCGAGACCGACATGACCGATGAACTGCCCGAGGCGCAGCAGGCCGAGTACAAGAAGAACATCCCGCTCGGCCGGTTCGCCTCGCCCGACGAGGTCGCACGGGTCGTCGCCTGGCTCGCGGGCGACGACGCGGGCTACATCTCGGGTGCGGTGATCCCCGTCGACGGCGGCCTCGGCATGGGGCACTGA
- the serB gene encoding phosphoserine phosphatase SerB — protein MSAGAPGRLGGPLVVLDADSTLIREEAIELLAEAAGSLTLVAEVTERAMRGELDFAASLRERVATLAGLGEDDLALARTRMTPTPGVQELIDGVHAAGGVVGVVSGGFHELLDPLAERLGLDFCRANRLEVDGDGRLTGRVDGAIIDAEAKAVALEEWAAAASVPLRYTVAVGDGANDLRMLAKAGLGVAFCAKPVVRAQADVAITTPDLGQVLALLGLRG, from the coding sequence GTGAGCGCAGGCGCACCGGGCCGCCTCGGCGGCCCGCTCGTCGTGCTCGACGCCGACTCCACCCTCATCCGCGAGGAGGCCATCGAACTGCTCGCCGAGGCGGCGGGCAGCCTCACCCTCGTCGCCGAGGTCACCGAACGCGCGATGCGGGGCGAGCTCGACTTCGCCGCGAGCCTGCGCGAACGCGTCGCCACCCTCGCGGGGCTCGGCGAAGACGACCTCGCGCTGGCACGCACGCGCATGACCCCGACGCCGGGCGTGCAGGAGCTCATCGACGGCGTGCACGCCGCCGGCGGCGTCGTCGGCGTCGTCTCCGGCGGGTTCCACGAGTTGCTCGATCCCCTCGCCGAGCGTCTCGGCCTCGACTTCTGCCGCGCCAACCGGCTCGAGGTCGACGGCGACGGTCGGCTCACCGGTCGGGTCGACGGAGCGATCATCGACGCCGAGGCCAAGGCCGTCGCACTCGAGGAGTGGGCGGCCGCGGCATCCGTGCCCCTGAGGTACACCGTCGCGGTGGGTGACGGCGCGAACGATCTGCGCATGCTCGCGAAGGCGGGGCTGGGTGTGGCGTTCTGCGCCAAGCCGGTGGTGCGCGCTCAGGCCGATGTGGCGATCACGACGCCCGATCTCGGGCAGGTGCTCGCCCTGCTCGGCCTGCGCGGCTGA
- the glgC gene encoding glucose-1-phosphate adenylyltransferase has product MVTRKVFGIVLAGGEGKRLMPLTEDRAKPAVPFGGQYRLIDFALSNLLNSGLRQIVVLTQYKSHSLDRHVSQTWRMSGLLNSYVASVPAQQRLGKRWFSGSADAILQSLNLIYDEQPDIIVVVGADHVYRMDFSQMIDAHIASGAAATVAAIRQPISLADQFGVIEVDEQNPEHIKRFLEKPSDPVGLPDSPGEVLASMGNYVFNADALIEAVLRDGELTDSSHDMGGDIIPAFVARGEAGVYDLNRNDVPGSTDRDRYYWRDVGTIDSFFEAHQDLISVMPIFNLYNREWPIFSQQLNSPPAKFTRDARGTLGTVIDSIVSLGSVISGAHVERSVLGPWAVVGSGAHVADSILFDRARIDAGATVQRAILDKEVVVEAGARIGVDRAEDLARGFIVTDSGITVVGKGSRVRAGGA; this is encoded by the coding sequence ATGGTCACGCGCAAGGTATTCGGCATCGTTCTCGCAGGCGGCGAGGGCAAGCGACTCATGCCCCTCACCGAAGACCGGGCCAAGCCCGCGGTGCCGTTCGGCGGGCAGTATCGACTCATCGACTTCGCCCTGTCGAACCTGCTGAACTCGGGCCTGCGCCAGATCGTCGTGCTCACGCAGTACAAGTCGCACAGCCTCGACCGGCACGTCTCGCAGACCTGGCGCATGAGCGGCCTGCTGAACTCCTACGTGGCCTCGGTGCCCGCGCAGCAGCGACTCGGCAAGCGCTGGTTCTCGGGGTCGGCCGACGCGATCCTGCAGAGCCTCAACCTCATCTACGACGAGCAGCCCGACATCATCGTGGTGGTCGGTGCCGACCACGTCTACCGCATGGACTTCAGCCAGATGATCGACGCGCACATCGCGTCCGGCGCCGCGGCGACCGTCGCGGCGATCCGGCAGCCCATCTCGCTCGCCGACCAGTTCGGCGTCATCGAGGTCGACGAGCAGAACCCCGAGCACATCAAGCGGTTCCTCGAGAAGCCGTCCGACCCGGTCGGCCTGCCCGACTCCCCCGGCGAGGTGCTCGCCTCGATGGGCAACTACGTGTTCAACGCCGACGCCCTCATCGAAGCGGTGCTGCGCGACGGCGAGCTCACGGACTCGAGTCACGACATGGGCGGCGACATCATCCCCGCGTTCGTCGCGCGGGGCGAGGCCGGCGTCTACGACCTCAACCGCAACGACGTGCCCGGCTCGACCGACCGCGACCGCTACTACTGGCGCGATGTGGGAACCATCGATTCGTTCTTCGAGGCCCACCAGGACCTCATCTCGGTGATGCCGATCTTCAACCTGTACAACCGGGAGTGGCCGATCTTCAGCCAGCAGCTGAACTCCCCGCCCGCCAAGTTCACCCGCGACGCGCGCGGAACCCTCGGCACGGTGATCGACTCGATCGTGTCGCTCGGCTCCGTGATCTCCGGCGCGCACGTCGAGCGCAGCGTGCTCGGGCCGTGGGCGGTGGTGGGCTCCGGCGCGCACGTCGCCGACTCGATCCTGTTCGACCGGGCGCGCATCGACGCCGGTGCGACCGTGCAGCGGGCGATCCTCGACAAGGAGGTCGTCGTCGAGGCGGGCGCGCGCATCGGCGTCGACCGCGCCGAAGACCTCGCGCGCGGGTTCATCGTCACCGACAGCGGCATCACGGTCGTCGGCAAGGGTTCACGGGTGCGGGCGGGCGGCGCGTGA
- the glgA gene encoding glycogen synthase: MRVDLLTREYPPEIYGGAGVHVAELVRALRRDIDVVVRAFGAPRDEAGTHGYATPDAFEGRNAAVGTMGVDLLMAADAAGADLVHSHTWYANFAGFTAKRLHGIPHVVTAHSLEPLRPWKAEQLGGGYRLSSWVERTAFEDADAVIAVSDGMRRDILRAYPAIDPAKVEVVYNGIDLDDWKPNPDADLARSLGVDPDRPSIIFVGRITRQKGLPYLLRAARLLPPEVQLVLCAGAPDTAEIMAEVTGLVDELRTERDGVVWIDRHLPRAELTALLTAATAFVCPSIYEPLGIVNLEAMACGAPVVGTATGGIPEVVDDGVTGVLVPIDQADDGTGTPTDPDRYVADLAAALTAVVSDPVRAAEMGAAGRLRAERDFAWDAIALRTREVYDRVLSR, translated from the coding sequence ATGCGCGTCGACCTGCTCACCCGTGAATACCCGCCCGAGATCTACGGGGGAGCCGGCGTGCACGTCGCCGAGCTCGTCCGGGCGCTGCGACGGGACATCGACGTGGTCGTGCGCGCGTTCGGCGCGCCCCGCGACGAGGCGGGAACGCACGGCTACGCGACACCCGACGCCTTCGAGGGCCGCAACGCCGCGGTCGGCACCATGGGCGTCGACCTGCTCATGGCAGCGGATGCCGCAGGCGCCGATCTCGTGCACTCGCACACCTGGTATGCGAACTTCGCCGGCTTCACCGCCAAGCGGCTGCACGGCATCCCGCATGTCGTCACGGCGCACAGCCTCGAACCGCTCCGCCCCTGGAAGGCCGAGCAGCTCGGCGGCGGCTACCGGCTCTCCTCATGGGTCGAGCGCACGGCGTTCGAGGACGCCGACGCCGTGATCGCCGTGAGCGACGGCATGCGCCGCGACATCCTGCGTGCCTACCCGGCGATCGACCCCGCGAAGGTCGAGGTCGTCTACAACGGCATCGACCTCGACGACTGGAAGCCGAACCCCGATGCCGACCTGGCGCGCAGCCTCGGCGTCGACCCCGATCGCCCGTCGATCATCTTCGTCGGCCGCATCACCCGTCAGAAGGGCCTGCCCTACCTGTTGCGCGCGGCACGACTGTTGCCGCCCGAAGTGCAGCTCGTGCTGTGCGCGGGCGCACCCGACACGGCCGAGATCATGGCGGAGGTCACGGGACTCGTCGACGAGCTCCGCACGGAACGCGACGGCGTCGTGTGGATCGACCGGCATCTGCCGCGCGCGGAGCTCACCGCGCTGCTCACCGCGGCGACGGCGTTCGTCTGCCCGTCGATCTACGAGCCCCTCGGCATCGTGAACCTCGAGGCCATGGCCTGCGGGGCTCCCGTCGTCGGAACGGCGACCGGCGGCATCCCCGAGGTCGTCGACGACGGCGTCACCGGCGTGCTCGTGCCGATCGACCAGGCCGACGACGGCACCGGTACGCCGACGGATCCCGACCGGTACGTCGCCGATCTCGCCGCGGCGCTGACCGCGGTCGTCTCCGACCCCGTGCGCGCCGCGGAGATGGGCGCCGCCGGACGGCTGCGCGCGGAGCGCGACTTCGCCTGGGATGCGATCGCGCTGCGCACCCGCGAGGTCTACGACCGGGTGCTCTCACGGTGA